The DNA segment tttctctgTCTTGAAATAAATAGCTGAAATCGTTGAAAACAACTCTAAAGTccatgaaacaaaaaataaaaattatattttaagaaattaacaaaataaaattgtttacagaTGGATTGTAACAATAAGTCCAAAAATGATAAAGATCAATCTCAACAACATCGTGAAGAATATACAGAGGTCTCTGTTCCATCTATACTAACAAGTATAACGACAACTTTTCAAAGTACTGATGTAAGTTGATACGCtgtaattagaataataatttttaataaacaataatttggaatactatcttattgtttaaatgttacattatGTAACGTAGAGTTTCTTGTATAGTTTCAAGCAAGTTAAAACAATTTGTCTGTTACACAGCAAGTGGGTGAGATCACGGaagattatgaaaattttattagtacatCAGCTGTACTTCATtattgtaagaataaaatactgAGGCCTTACTTAAGACTGTTAGGAGTGATGGGATTAAGGCCAATTAGTAGTGATGACCATTTTTTACGATGTTccattttagtaaattttcatACTGTTCAAGTTactatatttatgtgtattggatatattttacaatatatggCTTGCTTcaggtaatttattattctttacacatattatatcctaagaagaataaagaatagaaaatgaagaatatataaaagaaattttttatatataattttaaaaatgtaaaaataaatttatattgtgtaaaatattttattaatagaaaatacatATCACAGGATTTCCACATCTCTTTTATatctgaatatattttttcttgtttgattaattattatcttatttttattattattttttacttatgattattataaaataagtgtaTTTGTCATTTTCAGGAGAGACCGAGGATTCTGTTACAAAGTAGTAATCGTGGAAAACAGCGAAGAACAGTCGCAGACACCGTTTTGCTATGGAAACGTGATATTTAGCTATTTAATCCCGAGTATATTACATTTAGTAGCGTATTTATATACGATATATCTGTTTCGCGTTAAGGAGAATGAGCAGCTACAAAATTTGATGGAAAGAGCGTTTTTGCTTTCCTCGAACCCGATAAATCGCGGAAATCAAAAACGTCTCGTGCATGTATTATGGCTATTTATAGCATTGAGTATAGTATGGATGATCATGGCACTGATCACAGTAAATATTCAGATGGccgaaagaaatattatatttcaatggATGGAAAATAGGTTATTACGCATTATTAACGCGAAAATGACCCGTGAATAGATTCGGAACTATTATTTGAAAGGgcaattattagaaattgaaACATTCATATTTCCGCAGTCCGTATCAGGTGAAGATAACGTTAAAAGTACTCCTAATTGTTTGCACCTTATGGCACGATATGGTCCAAGGgactattataataagttactGTCTGCAAGGACAACTACTGATGTCGCACCTTTACTTTTTACGCGGAAAGTTGCTCCAACATATTCTACTACCCATCGACTGGATGAGGGTTTGCGATTCATATGTTACAATTAGTGTTCATAGtccagaaaaatttttgaaaatttgggaaattgttgaaaatgtttttttctctcctttgcTATACTTTTCCaagtttttccttttaaaatgataccatctttattttattttctatacgTCAATGCTTCAACATCCATGAactctaataaataaagaattcatTAATAAAGTTCGCTgtcattacatattaaaaaaaactaataaattttttcctcgattttgtttttctggaaaattaagaacattaaataatttctaatttaaactaataattatttgacttgaatttattctattaacaaatttataggATATTGATGAATTcaagaaattattgaaatacttCAATGATGAATTAGGTCCAGCTGTTTGCATTTATACTATAGTTAATTTATCATGGGCAACTGCGGGTATTGTATGGTTGTTTCAATACTATGTCAACGACGGAGACAACAATCCTGTTACATATGTTAACGTAATGAATGTTGTATTATGGATTT comes from the Monomorium pharaonis isolate MP-MQ-018 chromosome 9, ASM1337386v2, whole genome shotgun sequence genome and includes:
- the LOC105839951 gene encoding uncharacterized protein LOC105839951, yielding MASMDCNNKSKNDKDQSQQHREEYTEVSVPSILTSITTTFQSTDQVGEITEDYENFISTSAVLHYCKNKILRPYLRLLGVMGLRPISSDDHFLRCSILVNFHTVQVTIFMCIGYILQYMACFRRDRGFCYKVVIVENSEEQSQTPFCYGNVIFSYLIPSILHLVAYLYTIYLFRVKENEQLQNLMERAFLLSSNPINRGNQKRLVHVLWLFIALSIVWMIMALITVNIQMAERNIIFQWMENSPYQVKITLKVLLIVCTLWHDMVQGTIIISYCLQGQLLMSHLYFLRGKLLQHILLPIDWMRDIDEFKKLLKYFNDELGPAVCIYTIVNLSWATAGIVWLFQYYVNDGDNNPVTYVNVMNVVLWILISIAPFIQAARLTNACSMIRAVGHEIRIRPFVYQTTPGEDLDSILLYTSSLKMCARLFRIPIKGRYLCLLLTISSISILTLGQCQFFS